One window of the Allorhizobium ampelinum S4 genome contains the following:
- a CDS encoding MFS transporter has product MTDAIRTVSPSAEPLAPVALNSPARVLTASLVGTTIEFFDFYVYATAAVLVFPALFFPNSDPMTALLASFATFSIAFFARPLGAVVFGHFGDRIGRKTTLVAALLTMGISTVVIGLLPTYAQIGVFAPLLLALCRFGQGFGLGGEWGGAVLLATENAPEGKRNWYAMFPQLGAPVGLFLSSGIFWLLLHVISKDDLMAWGWRVPFLASTLLIVIGLWVRFSISETPAFQKAMDAHERVAVPVAEIFGKYKRSLFLGTFVALVTFVLFYIGTAWLLSYNIKVLQIPFLDALEIQIMSSVVFGIFIPLTAKVGDKIGRRKALIGITVMIAGFSFLLPVLLTAGETGVAIFAAGSMALMGMTYALIGAALSAPFPTNVRYTGASLTFNFAGIVGASLAPYAATWLQANYGMAYVGYYLGLAAAITLVCILASRKGEV; this is encoded by the coding sequence ATGACTGATGCGATACGCACCGTATCGCCGTCCGCCGAGCCGCTGGCACCTGTTGCATTGAATTCCCCTGCACGAGTCCTGACGGCAAGCCTGGTCGGCACCACAATCGAATTCTTTGATTTCTACGTCTATGCAACGGCGGCCGTACTGGTTTTCCCGGCGCTGTTCTTCCCCAACAGCGATCCGATGACGGCTCTCCTGGCCTCGTTTGCAACCTTCTCCATCGCGTTTTTCGCCCGTCCGCTGGGCGCTGTGGTGTTCGGCCATTTCGGTGACCGTATCGGCCGCAAGACGACGCTGGTGGCGGCTCTGCTGACAATGGGCATTTCCACCGTGGTGATCGGACTCCTGCCGACCTATGCGCAGATCGGCGTGTTTGCGCCGTTGCTGCTGGCGCTGTGCCGGTTCGGCCAGGGCTTTGGCCTTGGTGGCGAATGGGGTGGAGCCGTATTGCTGGCAACCGAAAACGCCCCGGAAGGCAAGCGCAACTGGTATGCGATGTTCCCGCAGCTCGGCGCACCGGTTGGCTTATTCCTGTCCTCCGGCATTTTCTGGCTGCTGCTGCATGTGATTTCCAAGGACGACCTCATGGCCTGGGGCTGGCGTGTTCCGTTCCTGGCCTCCACCCTGCTGATCGTCATCGGTCTCTGGGTGCGTTTTTCGATTTCAGAAACACCAGCCTTTCAGAAAGCCATGGACGCCCATGAGCGGGTGGCCGTGCCCGTCGCCGAGATCTTTGGGAAGTACAAGCGCAGCCTGTTCCTTGGCACTTTCGTGGCGCTGGTGACGTTCGTGCTGTTCTACATCGGTACGGCCTGGCTGCTGTCCTACAATATCAAGGTCTTGCAGATCCCCTTCCTCGACGCTCTGGAAATCCAGATCATGAGTTCGGTGGTGTTCGGCATCTTCATTCCGCTGACAGCCAAGGTCGGCGACAAGATCGGTCGTCGCAAGGCGCTGATCGGCATTACCGTGATGATTGCCGGTTTCTCCTTCCTGCTGCCGGTTCTGCTGACCGCAGGTGAGACAGGCGTGGCGATCTTCGCCGCAGGCTCCATGGCCTTGATGGGCATGACCTACGCGCTGATCGGGGCTGCCCTGTCGGCCCCCTTCCCGACCAATGTTCGCTATACCGGCGCTTCGCTGACCTTCAACTTCGCAGGCATTGTCGGCGCGTCGCTGGCGCCCTATGCAGCCACCTGGCTCCAGGCCAATTACGGCATGGCCTATGTCGGCTACTATCTCGGCCTTGCCGCCGCGATCACGCTGGTCTGCATTCTCGCATCGCGTAAAGGTGAAGTTTAA
- the murB gene encoding UDP-N-acetylmuramate dehydrogenase: protein MKQVDGEKLLARLGPGVDALRGRLTPDAPMDRVTWFQAGGLAELMFQPHDRDDLVTFLKLLPDDVPLTVVGVGSNLLVRDGGIPGVVIRLSAKGFGGLELEGENRIRAGAICPDKHIAAMAMDNNIGGFAFYYGIPGSIGGALRMNAGANGGETAERVIEVEAVDRQGNLHVLSKADMGYGYRHSSAPEGLIFISGLFEGFSQEKSAIRAEMDAVRQHRETVQPVKEKTGGSTFKNPEGHSAWELIDEVGGRGLMIGGAQMSSLHCNFMINVGHATAYDLEYLGETIRGQVFEQSGIKLQWEIKRLGLFMPGSEVKPFMGVTSE from the coding sequence ATGAAACAGGTGGATGGGGAAAAGCTGCTGGCCCGCTTGGGGCCGGGTGTGGATGCGCTGCGGGGACGGTTGACGCCGGACGCGCCGATGGACCGCGTGACGTGGTTCCAGGCGGGCGGTTTGGCGGAACTGATGTTTCAGCCGCATGACAGGGACGATCTGGTCACCTTCCTGAAACTGCTACCCGATGATGTGCCGCTCACCGTGGTCGGCGTCGGCTCCAACCTGCTGGTGCGAGATGGCGGCATTCCCGGCGTGGTGATCCGCCTGTCGGCTAAGGGGTTTGGCGGCCTTGAGCTGGAAGGCGAAAATCGCATCCGCGCTGGTGCCATCTGCCCGGACAAGCATATCGCCGCCATGGCGATGGACAATAATATCGGCGGGTTCGCGTTCTACTACGGCATTCCCGGCTCGATTGGCGGCGCACTCAGGATGAATGCCGGTGCCAATGGTGGCGAGACGGCAGAGCGGGTCATCGAGGTCGAGGCCGTGGATCGCCAGGGCAATCTGCATGTGCTGTCCAAGGCTGATATGGGCTATGGCTACCGTCACTCCTCAGCGCCGGAAGGTTTGATCTTCATTAGCGGATTGTTTGAAGGTTTCTCCCAGGAGAAATCGGCGATCCGGGCTGAAATGGACGCCGTGCGCCAGCACCGCGAAACCGTGCAGCCTGTGAAGGAAAAGACTGGTGGCTCGACCTTCAAAAACCCGGAAGGCCATTCCGCCTGGGAATTGATCGACGAAGTTGGTGGACGCGGTCTGATGATAGGCGGCGCACAAATGTCGTCGCTGCATTGCAATTTCATGATCAATGTCGGCCATGCCACGGCCTATGATCTTGAATATCTGGGCGAGACAATCCGTGGTCAGGTATTCGAACAGTCCGGCATCAAGCTGCAATGGGAAATCAAGCGTCTCGGCCTGTTCATGCCTGGCAGCGAAGTGAAGCCGTTCATGGGCGTGACAAGCGAATAA